Proteins encoded by one window of Lathyrus oleraceus cultivar Zhongwan6 chromosome 1, CAAS_Psat_ZW6_1.0, whole genome shotgun sequence:
- the LOC127130618 gene encoding receptor-like serine/threonine-protein kinase At4g25390 codes for MLSRKLFQSQPSTSSSLHNPHLQPPHHHRRHYHHILIPLLAATAVLLTIILLFLFLFRRTRKKRTAQFSITDENPPHRLSYSLLRRATNSFSVPLGHGGFGTVFSGTLSSKPIAVKLMDSSSQQGEREFHNELFFSSKLRSLFIVPPLGFSSDPKRCRFLLVYPLMQNGNLQDALLKRKCSELFDWGKRFEIVLDIAKGLCYLHSFDPPVIHGDIKPSNILLDCDFAAKIGDFGLARLKSEPVRVDVELLDIDSEDEMKKRGEDLECGGVRVVIDDCGSLESVHTTFFEYGANMGLEQSPMASPMTMAVTASPGFDKSSVKSEKDVVSVEDGKRNGKGVTSNFVRDWWWKHDNEVVGLTPVGEGKKVKDYVMDWIGREVKSEKIELVEEKIEKKKKNKKHKLEWWESMDEENVGGVMKKDKRKSVREWWKEEYCEEAAKEKKKKNKNKNRKKKGVENDDGISIDDNWWMSDDTLYGDRKKEKRRSRNNRGSVDWWLDGFSGELWRARRNSFDSASGDIPKSGGVSSTPSMRGTICYVAPEYGYGEDVSEKCDVYSFGILLLVIISGRRPLQVTGSPLSEFQRANLLSWARHCARNGKLIELVDESIQSLNKDQALVCIKVALLCLLKSPTRRPSMKEVVGMLSGELEPPQLPVEYSPSTPSRFPFKCRKKGQGR; via the coding sequence ATGCTTTCCCGTAAACTCTTTCAATCTCAGCCGTCCACGTCATCATCTTTACATAACCCACATCTTCAACCTCCCCACCACCACCGCCGCCACTACCACCACATTCTAATTCCTCTCCTCGCCGCAACCGCCGTCTTACTAACCATCATCCTCTTATTCCTCTTCCTCTTCCGCCGCACTCGAAAAAAACGCACCGCTCAATTCTCAATCACCGACGAGAATCCACCGCATCGGTTATCCTACTCCCTCCTCCGCCGCGCAACAAACTCCTTCTCAGTTCCACTCGGTCATGGCGGGTTCGGCACCGTCTTCTCGGGAACACTCTCTTCGAAACCGATCGCGGTTAAGCTCATGGACAGTTCCTCTCAACAAGGCGAACGGGAGTTTCACAACGAGCTCTTCTTCTCTTCAAAGCTTCGTTCTCTTTTTATAGTTCCTCCGTTAGGGTTTTCGTCTGACCCAAAACGGTGCCGTTTTCTCCTTGTTTATCCTCTGATGCAAAACGGTAATCTTCAAGACGCGCTTTTGAAGCGTAAGTGCTCTGAACTTTTTGATTGGGGTAAAAGGTTTGAAATTGTGTTGGATATAGCTAAGGGACTTTGTTATCTTCATTCTTTTGATCCTCCTGTTATACATGGTGATATAAAACCTAGTAATATTCTTTTAGATTGTGATTTTGCTGCTAAAATTGGCGATTTTGGACTTGCGAGGTTGAAATCGGAGCCGGTTAGGGTTGATGTTGAGCTTTTGGATATTGATAGTGAGGATGAAATGAAGAAAAGGGGTGAGGATTTGGAGTGTGGTGGTGTTAGGGTTGTGATTGATGATTGTGGATCTCTGGAAAGTGTTCATACAACTTTTTTTGAATATGGTGCTAATATGGGTTTGGAGCAATCTCCGATGGCTTCACCTATGACGATGGCTGTGACAGCGTCGCCGGGGTTTGATAAGAGTAGTGTGAAGAGTGAGAAGGATGTTGTTAGTGTTGAGGATGGTAAGAGGAATGGGAAAGGGGTAACGAGTAATTTTGTTAGGGATTGGTGGTGGAAACATGATAATGAGGTTGTGGGTTTGACGCCGGTTGGTGAAGGTAAGAAGGTGAAGGATTATGTAATGGATTGGATTGGAAGGGAAgttaaaagtgaaaagattgaATTAGTGGAAGAGAAGattgagaagaagaagaagaacaagaAGCATAAATTGGAATGGTGGGAATCAATGGATGAGGAAAACGTTGGTGGGGTGATGAAGAAGGATAAGAGAAAATCGGTTAGGGAATGGTGGAAGGAGGAGTATTGTGAAGAGGCTGCAAaggagaaaaagaagaagaataaaaaTAAGAATAGGAAGAAAAAGGGTGTGGAAAATGATGATGGCATTAGCATTGATGATAATTGGTGGATGAGTGATGATACATTATATGGGGATAGAAAGAAGGAAAAGAGAAGAAGTAGGAATAATCGTGGTAGTGTTGATTGGTGGTTAGACGGGTTCAGTGGCGAGTTATGGAGAGCGCGTAGGAATAGTTTTGATTCTGCTAGTGGAGACATTCCAAAGAGTGGTGGTGTGAGTAGTACACCAAGTATGAGAGGAACCATTTGTTATGTTGCGCCTGAGTATGGCTATGGTGAAGATGTCTCTGAAAAGTGTGATGTTTATAGCTTTGGGATCTTGTTGCTTGTTATCATTTCCGGGAGACGCCCACTTCAAGTGACCGGTTCACCGTTGTCAGAGTTTCAAAGAGCAAATCTTCTGTCATGGGCGCGTCATTGTGCAAGAAACGGCAAGCTTATTGAGTTGGTTGATGAATCTATCCAATCATTGAATAAGGACCAGGCTCTGGTCTGCATCAAAGTGGCTTTGCTTTGTTTGCTTAAGTCACCTACTCGGCGTCCGTCAATGAAGGAGGTTGTTGGGATGTTAAGCGGAGAGCTGGAACCACCCCAGTTGCCTGTTGAGTATTCGCCTTCAACCCCTTCTCGCTTCCCTTTCAAATGTAGGAAGAAAGGCCAAGGCCGGTAA